One region of Leptolyngbya sp. CCY15150 genomic DNA includes:
- a CDS encoding ATP-binding protein: protein MGQAIFSIYTVGYLVHHQAWVGAIAPVTALFTLGLTLTAGMLGWCWVQPLRPVTAGLRALARGQFDYRMVPSLGLGAIAQAMNHLAERLPLLVQEEVEQATATYQQRDITNQAILRAIPDLMFRVNRDGIYLDYIPTNQHIDLWPQDQKPVGQRLSTPLSAKLLTQKLACIEQVLATGQLHMYEQEVELQGEVRYEEVRVVPCGADQVLFIIRDITQQRQVERETEAQKVFLRQLLDCMPSLVAVKDESGRFLEVNRAAAAIHGTTPDVLVGKQELDLVPVPQEDQYEQWLSNNREVIRSRQPKQIPDELITYMDGSQAWYQTTLSPFVDLEGEVKGVICHSVDISDRKQIELELQYSKNQAEAANQAKSAFLSNMSHELRTPLNAILGFAQVMRHDEWVCDEHQDYLDIMIQSSEHLLGLIDNILDMARTTSGDMPRIERAVSLSTLLRSLQASFQLQATQKNLAISLEQAANLPDYIYVDHQKLRQILTNLMDNALKFTAQGHITLRARLQDMPSREPLPTQNDSGMVMLAIDIIDTGAGIPAESLDIIFEMFTQIPQNGLMPNGTGVGLALSRRLATVMGGMLTVESQPGQGSTFCLTVPVRQVTETTESVDHPAQFSPELSTYRVGVVEASQVRRLLLSQWLSEAGFQVQMANDRPSCLQQIRHWQPHLVVLGEVPELSAQIIQSYLLADPHASLPKVLQVFTSDPGHPSDIDTQTSLYPETVAVLNPPLAHDRLFSKITELLGIVSLYDGDDKDVSHGHPGRMALLTLDPEALSAMPRDWIHQLHQAALRCDHRAIYALIGQIPVTASCLATPLAALTHQFRFDLISELTQAYV from the coding sequence TTGGGGCAAGCCATATTCAGCATTTATACCGTAGGGTACCTGGTTCACCATCAGGCATGGGTTGGGGCGATCGCTCCAGTGACGGCCCTGTTTACCCTGGGGCTGACGCTCACGGCGGGAATGCTGGGATGGTGCTGGGTGCAGCCTTTACGTCCGGTGACGGCGGGGCTGCGGGCCTTGGCACGGGGGCAGTTTGACTATCGAATGGTGCCTTCCCTGGGCCTAGGGGCGATCGCCCAGGCTATGAATCATTTAGCTGAGCGTCTGCCGCTGCTTGTGCAGGAAGAAGTGGAGCAAGCCACAGCGACGTACCAGCAGCGCGATATTACCAATCAAGCCATCCTGCGGGCCATTCCGGATCTCATGTTTCGGGTAAATCGGGATGGTATCTACCTCGACTACATTCCCACTAACCAGCATATTGACCTCTGGCCCCAAGATCAAAAACCCGTTGGTCAACGCCTATCAACGCCCCTTTCAGCCAAGCTCCTCACACAAAAGTTGGCTTGCATTGAGCAAGTTTTAGCCACAGGGCAACTGCACATGTATGAACAGGAGGTGGAGCTCCAGGGAGAGGTGCGCTATGAGGAGGTGCGGGTGGTGCCCTGTGGCGCTGACCAGGTGCTGTTTATCATTCGAGATATTACCCAGCAGCGGCAGGTGGAGCGGGAGACCGAGGCGCAAAAGGTCTTCCTACGGCAGTTGCTTGATTGTATGCCCAGCTTGGTGGCGGTCAAGGACGAATCAGGACGGTTTCTAGAGGTGAATCGCGCGGCGGCGGCGATCCATGGCACCACGCCCGATGTCTTGGTGGGTAAGCAGGAGCTTGACCTGGTGCCTGTCCCTCAAGAAGATCAGTATGAGCAATGGTTATCGAACAATCGGGAGGTGATTCGATCGCGCCAGCCGAAGCAAATTCCTGATGAACTGATTACCTATATGGATGGCTCCCAGGCTTGGTATCAGACCACCCTCAGCCCCTTTGTAGACTTGGAAGGGGAGGTAAAGGGCGTCATTTGCCATTCGGTGGACATTAGCGATCGCAAGCAAATTGAGCTGGAGCTGCAGTATTCCAAAAACCAAGCGGAAGCAGCTAACCAGGCCAAGAGCGCCTTCTTGTCGAATATGAGCCATGAACTGCGCACGCCGCTGAATGCCATCTTGGGCTTTGCCCAGGTGATGCGCCATGATGAATGGGTCTGTGATGAGCATCAAGACTACCTCGACATCATGATCCAGAGCAGCGAACATCTGCTAGGGCTAATCGACAATATTCTAGACATGGCCCGCACCACCTCGGGAGATATGCCCCGCATTGAACGAGCGGTGAGTTTATCAACTCTGTTGCGATCGCTGCAGGCCTCGTTTCAGCTCCAAGCCACCCAAAAAAATCTAGCCATCAGCTTAGAGCAAGCTGCCAATCTTCCCGACTATATCTATGTAGATCACCAAAAACTGCGGCAGATTCTCACGAATCTAATGGACAACGCCCTGAAGTTTACCGCGCAAGGACACATTACCCTACGGGCCCGGCTGCAAGATATGCCATCTCGGGAACCCTTGCCGACCCAGAATGACTCGGGAATGGTTATGCTGGCCATTGACATCATCGATACAGGAGCCGGGATTCCAGCCGAGTCGCTTGACATAATTTTCGAGATGTTTACGCAGATTCCCCAAAATGGTCTCATGCCCAATGGCACTGGGGTGGGGCTAGCCCTTAGTCGTCGTCTAGCTACGGTGATGGGCGGCATGTTGACGGTGGAAAGTCAGCCGGGCCAAGGCAGCACCTTTTGCCTGACGGTGCCGGTGCGTCAGGTGACAGAAACCACCGAGAGCGTCGATCATCCAGCGCAGTTTTCACCAGAGCTATCCACCTATCGGGTAGGTGTTGTGGAGGCATCGCAAGTGCGACGGCTGCTGCTCAGCCAATGGCTATCGGAAGCAGGATTTCAGGTGCAGATGGCCAACGATCGCCCCTCCTGTCTTCAGCAAATTCGCCATTGGCAGCCCCACTTAGTTGTTTTGGGCGAGGTTCCCGAGCTATCCGCCCAAATTATTCAGTCCTACCTCTTGGCTGACCCACATGCCTCGCTGCCCAAGGTGCTGCAGGTATTCACAAGCGATCCTGGCCATCCTTCAGACATAGATACCCAGACATCCCTGTATCCTGAAACCGTAGCTGTTCTGAATCCACCCCTCGCCCACGATCGCCTCTTTAGTAAAATTACGGAACTTTTGGGCATCGTCAGCCTATACGATGGAGATGATAAAGACGTTAGCCACGGTCATCCAGGCCGAATGGCTCTCTTGACTCTTGATCCAGAGGCACTCTCCGCCATGCCTAGGGACTGGATCCATCAACTGCACCAAGCTGCTCTCCGCTGCGACCACCGCGCCATTTATGCCTTAATTGGTCAGATCCCCGTCACCGCTTCTTGCCTTGCCACCCCCCTCGCCGCATTAACTCATCAGTTTCGGTTTGACCTGATTAGTGAATTGACTCAGGCTTACGTCTAA
- the purM gene encoding phosphoribosylformylglycinamidine cyclo-ligase, translated as MDYRNAGVDVEAGRAFVQTIRGLVDSTRRPEVLGQLGGFSGLFELSGQYQNPVLVSGTDGVGTKLKLAHQCDRHDTVGIDLVAMCVNDVLTCGAEPLFFLDYLATGHLNSDQLTQVVAGIAAGCRQAGCALLGGETAEMPGFYDAGEYDLAGFCVGIVDKSRILDGRQVQVGDRAIALASSGVHSNGFSLVRKILEVSNTALSDRPLGLESPIGDLLLTPTQLYVKPVLAAQKAGLEIHGMAHITGGGLPENLPRALNGGQAIALQPHSWPIPPIFEWIERTGSVPHTDMLNTFNMGVGFVVLVPPAVEAAAIAHFQAHNLPAWSIGEVIEGAGDVVWTADW; from the coding sequence ATGGATTATCGTAATGCAGGGGTTGATGTAGAAGCTGGGCGGGCCTTCGTGCAAACGATCCGAGGGCTAGTAGACAGCACCCGTCGCCCGGAGGTGCTGGGGCAATTGGGCGGCTTCAGCGGATTGTTTGAGCTATCGGGACAGTACCAAAACCCCGTGCTGGTTTCGGGTACCGATGGGGTGGGTACCAAGCTGAAGTTGGCGCATCAGTGCGATCGCCACGATACCGTGGGCATTGATCTAGTCGCCATGTGCGTGAATGACGTGCTCACCTGCGGCGCAGAACCGCTGTTCTTTTTAGACTACCTAGCCACGGGGCACCTGAACTCCGATCAGTTGACCCAAGTCGTTGCCGGCATTGCCGCGGGCTGTCGGCAGGCGGGCTGCGCCCTCTTGGGGGGCGAAACGGCGGAAATGCCTGGCTTTTATGATGCCGGGGAATATGACCTAGCGGGTTTCTGTGTAGGTATTGTGGACAAGTCCCGGATTCTGGATGGCCGTCAGGTGCAGGTGGGCGATCGGGCGATCGCCTTGGCCAGCAGTGGTGTCCATAGCAATGGCTTTAGCTTAGTGCGCAAAATTTTAGAGGTCTCGAATACAGCCCTCAGCGATCGCCCTCTTGGCCTAGAGAGCCCTATAGGCGACCTCCTGCTGACCCCCACCCAGCTCTACGTCAAACCCGTCCTAGCTGCCCAGAAAGCCGGTCTGGAGATTCACGGCATGGCCCACATCACCGGCGGCGGCCTACCAGAAAATCTGCCCCGGGCCCTGAATGGGGGACAAGCGATCGCCCTCCAGCCCCACAGTTGGCCCATTCCCCCGATTTTTGAATGGATTGAGCGCACCGGCTCCGTTCCCCACACCGACATGTTGAACACCTTCAATATGGGAGTTGGCTTTGTGGTGTTGGTGCCTCCCGCCGTGGAAGCCGCAGCGATCGCCCACTTCCAAGCGCACAACCTACCGGCCTGGAGCATCGGGGAGGTGATCGAAGGCGCTGGGGACGTTGTGTGGACAGCCGACTGGTAG
- a CDS encoding inositol monophosphatase family protein produces the protein MMDFWPTVLEFADRTTTRVGRTLLEDFGRAQATEKADGSLVTQSDRWADEVLRQAIAQEFPSHGVLSEEAEHFFPENDWCWIIDPIDGTTNFTRGVPLWGISLGLLYRGTPVFGYVYLPPIAQAFHGFWPGDSGLKMPQGAFLNHRSIHTSGAEPSNNQFFNLCARSTAVLKSPFPCKIRMLGVATYNVLTVATGTALGGVEATPKIWDIAAVWAIAQAAGANWIPLDRQSPFPLKVGHNYSRHPYPTLVASGAALGEQFLPYVQFLGQG, from the coding sequence TTGATGGATTTTTGGCCCACTGTGCTAGAGTTTGCCGATCGCACCACCACTCGCGTTGGCCGCACGTTGCTGGAAGATTTTGGCCGTGCTCAGGCAACGGAAAAGGCTGATGGTAGTTTAGTCACCCAATCCGATCGCTGGGCTGATGAGGTGTTGCGGCAGGCGATCGCTCAGGAGTTTCCTAGCCACGGCGTTTTGAGTGAAGAGGCGGAGCATTTTTTCCCTGAAAATGACTGGTGTTGGATTATTGATCCAATTGACGGCACCACCAATTTCACCCGAGGTGTACCCCTCTGGGGGATTTCCCTAGGCTTGCTCTATCGCGGCACTCCGGTCTTTGGCTATGTGTATCTACCGCCCATTGCCCAAGCGTTTCATGGCTTTTGGCCAGGAGACTCGGGGTTAAAGATGCCCCAGGGTGCCTTTCTCAACCATCGTTCTATCCACACCAGTGGGGCGGAACCGTCGAACAATCAGTTTTTCAACCTCTGCGCCCGCAGTACAGCGGTGCTGAAGTCGCCGTTTCCCTGCAAAATTCGCATGTTGGGCGTGGCCACCTACAATGTGCTGACGGTGGCGACGGGGACGGCCCTGGGCGGTGTGGAGGCTACGCCAAAAATCTGGGACATTGCGGCAGTGTGGGCGATCGCTCAGGCTGCTGGAGCGAACTGGATCCCCCTCGATCGCCAATCGCCGTTTCCCCTAAAAGTTGGACACAACTACAGCCGCCACCCCTACCCCACCTTGGTGGCGAGTGGGGCGGCGTTGGGGGAGCAGTTTTTGCCCTATGTGCAGTTTTTGGGGCAGGGGTAG
- a CDS encoding phycobiliprotein lyase produces MDITEFFQQSVGKWFSQRTSHDINGNQSITGQSDLWVEVIPVTDGAVVDLCQQHGVDVATALIGVQIRWEGKLDGQTQSHNGSTLWVAIAPDAQSRTGQLLRHHHDSIALETLSHYSLGADDALTLTTETAATTTTERVWFESPSLRFRTSVIKQQDGTQFGSFCSEIRMGGAKPSA; encoded by the coding sequence ATGGATATCACCGAATTTTTTCAACAAAGTGTTGGCAAATGGTTTTCCCAACGCACCAGCCACGATATTAATGGCAACCAATCGATTACTGGACAATCTGATCTGTGGGTGGAGGTCATCCCGGTCACTGATGGGGCAGTGGTGGATCTATGCCAGCAGCATGGCGTTGATGTAGCGACGGCGCTGATTGGCGTCCAGATTCGCTGGGAAGGCAAGCTGGATGGTCAAACCCAAAGCCACAACGGCTCTACCCTATGGGTGGCGATCGCCCCTGATGCCCAATCCCGCACCGGGCAACTGCTGCGCCACCATCATGATTCCATAGCGCTGGAAACCCTCAGCCACTATAGCCTAGGTGCCGATGACGCCCTGACGCTAACCACCGAAACCGCCGCCACCACCACCACCGAGCGGGTCTGGTTTGAAAGCCCGAGTCTGCGTTTTCGCACCAGTGTGATTAAGCAGCAGGATGGCACCCAGTTTGGCTCCTTCTGTTCCGAAATCCGCATGGGTGGCGCAAAGCCTAGTGCCTAA
- a CDS encoding Uma2 family endonuclease, with product MVQTSAKPITLAEFLTLPETKPASEFMDGKIIQKPMPQGKHSTIQGDLVPAINSILKPQHIARAYPELRCTFGDRSIVPDVTVFTWERIPRDPNGDVSNIFALAPDWTIKILSPDQGQTNVVRNILHCLSHGTQMGWLIDPDEKLVFVYGGDRTISAFEEPGDRLPVPTFAEPVLLTVGQLFSWLEE from the coding sequence ATGGTTCAAACCTCCGCCAAGCCTATCACCCTAGCTGAATTCCTGACGCTGCCGGAAACCAAACCCGCCAGCGAATTCATGGACGGGAAAATCATCCAGAAACCCATGCCTCAAGGAAAACACAGCACAATTCAAGGCGATCTTGTGCCAGCCATCAATAGCATTCTAAAACCCCAACATATTGCCCGTGCTTATCCTGAACTGCGCTGTACCTTCGGCGATCGCTCCATCGTCCCGGATGTCACGGTGTTTACCTGGGAACGGATTCCTCGCGATCCGAATGGCGACGTGTCGAATATCTTTGCCCTTGCCCCTGACTGGACGATCAAAATTCTCTCCCCTGATCAAGGCCAAACCAACGTGGTTCGCAACATCCTCCACTGTTTGTCCCACGGCACTCAAATGGGCTGGCTGATTGACCCTGACGAAAAACTGGTGTTTGTGTATGGGGGCGATCGCACCATTTCCGCCTTTGAAGAACCCGGCGATCGCCTCCCCGTTCCCACCTTTGCCGAGCCTGTACTTCTCACTGTCGGCCAGCTCTTTAGTTGGCTGGAGGAGTAA